A single Syntrophorhabdaceae bacterium DNA region contains:
- a CDS encoding hotdog domain-containing protein translates to MQIRGSETERNLQKLLTDELYISFRYGEMAQAAKEAGQEELADIYLATAQNEMEHARHSFRVLEGVKGVKANLETAILKEHEEAEKVYPEAARVAEREGFTEIAEFFCRLAGVEASHAQSLTKILETMESGEEIKGRTVGHSRTYMAQVMLPDQANPAGNVHGGELMKLMDNAAGVAAVRHCHTLTVTAAVDEITFLNPVKVGDLVIVHSRLVFVSHSSATVRVEVYLEKLFTEIKLPTHKADFVMVAVNEQGKPVAMPPLIISTEEEQELFNEAQAKYEARKRKRVV, encoded by the coding sequence ATGCAGATACGTGGTAGCGAAACAGAACGAAATCTACAGAAGCTTCTGACAGACGAGCTTTACATCTCTTTCCGGTATGGCGAGATGGCACAAGCAGCTAAGGAGGCAGGGCAAGAAGAGCTGGCCGATATATATCTGGCTACCGCTCAAAACGAAATGGAGCATGCTCGTCATAGTTTCAGAGTTTTAGAAGGCGTAAAAGGCGTTAAAGCAAACCTAGAAACAGCAATACTAAAGGAACACGAGGAGGCTGAAAAGGTCTATCCGGAGGCAGCCAGGGTTGCTGAAAGGGAGGGATTCACGGAAATTGCCGAGTTCTTCTGCAGATTGGCTGGCGTTGAAGCCAGCCACGCACAGAGTTTGACTAAGATCCTCGAAACCATGGAAAGTGGTGAAGAAATAAAGGGCCGGACGGTAGGACATTCTCGTACGTATATGGCCCAAGTGATGCTGCCGGACCAAGCAAACCCTGCGGGTAATGTACACGGTGGTGAACTCATGAAGCTGATGGATAACGCTGCTGGCGTGGCTGCTGTCCGTCACTGTCATACACTGACAGTGACAGCAGCGGTGGATGAGATAACGTTTTTGAATCCTGTTAAAGTGGGGGATTTGGTTATCGTTCATTCCCGGCTTGTTTTCGTCAGCCATTCTTCCGCGACGGTCAGGGTGGAAGTCTATTTGGAGAAACTTTTTACCGAAATAAAGCTGCCTACGCATAAGGCGGATTTTGTTATGGTAGCCGTGAATGAACAAGGAAAACCGGTGGCAATGCCGCCACTAATTATAAGCACCGAAGAAGAACAAGAGCTTTTCAACGAAGCGCAGGCAAAATATGAGGCTAGGAAAAGAAAGAGGGTAGTTTAA